The Aliidongia dinghuensis genome segment GCCTCGATCAGCGCGGCCGTCACCCAGGTCACCAGGATTTTGAACTTCTCGTCGCCCTGCCGCACCATCCCGGAAATGAGCTCGTTGGTTAGCAGGTCTGGCAGCAGCACAGTCGACTCAGGGTCCTTCAACCCCTTCGCGCGGAAGGTCGCGAGCCCCGGTCCCCAGCCAGCGAGCACGTCGCAGCGGCCGGCGGCAAAATCCTCACGCGCCTTGTCGGTCGTCTCGGCGCCGAGCACCTTGTAGGTGACGTTTTTCGAGCGCAGGTAGTCGAGCGCCACACGCTCCCCCGTCGTGCCCGATTGCGTACAGATCGTGGCCCCGTTCAGTTGGGACGCGTCGGTGACGCCAAGATCCTTCTTAACGATGAACTGCGTGCCCGCGAAGAGATACGGCAGCGTGAAATCGAAGCCGAGCTCCGTATTCCGCTGCAGCGTCCAGGTACTCACCATGAAGGCGATATCGATATCGCCTGACTGCAAGGCGGGCGTACGCTGCGGCCAGCTCAGCGGCACGAAGGCAGCCTTGTCGGCCGAGCCGAAAATCGCGACGGCAAGGGCGCGGCACATGTCGGCATCCATGCCATGCCAGTTGCCCTTGTCGTCGGCTTCGAAAAATCCGAGGTAGCCGCCCGAAGGATAGCCGCACAGCAGTTTGCCGCGCTGCTGGATCTTCGCGATGGTGGGGCTCTGGCTCTGCGCATGGGCAGCACCCGCGCAGGTCAGCATGATGATGAAGGCGCACAGATTCTTGAGAAACTTGCCCATATCCCTCACCTCTTTCGAATTTGCGCCCCTCAGCCGTCAAGCCGAACGATCATCGGAACGATCGCAGCAATGTAAGATACGATGGATCAAATTACAATACGATGATGAACGCGCCCGAGAAGCATCGCGTGCCGCGGCAAATCCGCGCAAATCCTAGAGTATTAAGGCATGGGATTGCTCGAAGCATGACGCGACCGCGCTTGCGGCCGGCATTGGCGAGCCCGGATGAGCGCACATAACATCTCACCGTATCTATATGCGATACGGCCTGTGCGCCGTAGATGCGAACCAGCTCCATTTGGCACGGGAAAGCCACGCTAATAGGCGGCCGCGATGCCGAGCCTCGGCCTTTCGCCCTACGGCGCGTCGCTCGCTGTCGCCGGGTAGCTTCCACCCAGTACGCGCGTCGCCTGCTCGGCAATGGAGATGGCGACGGCGCCGACCCGGTCGAAATCGGACTGCGGCAGGGTAACTGAATCGCTGGTCAGCACGACCGAGCCGACCGGCAGCGCCCCTTGGCCCCAGACGGGTGCCGCGATGCTGCTGATCCGAGCGGCAGCTCCACGTTGCGAGCAGGCGAAGAGCCGCTGGCGGGTCAGCCTCAGCTCGTCGCGCAGTTCCACCGCCGAAGCTCCATCGCCCGCTCCGTTCACCAGGTCGGCCAGCACGCCCTCGATCTGCGCCTCGTCGAAGAAGGCCAGGATCGCCCGCCCGCTCGCGGCGGCATGCATCGGAATGCGCTGCCCCGGGTCCGACGAGTTCGGTCGCCCCTTCTCGCCGTCGATCTTGTCGAGATAGATGATGTCCGGATAGTCGGCCCAGGCGAAATAGGTCGTGAGTTCCGAGCTTTTCGCGGCATAGCGCAGAATCGGATGAATGAGCCGCCTCACTTCGTTCTGCGCAATGACCCGCGAGCCGAGCTCCCAGATCCGGAGCGTCGGCTTGTAGCGGCTCGTATCCGCCGTCTTCTCGATATAGCCCTCCTCGAGCAGCGTCTGGAAAATGCGCTGCACGGCGCTCTTGTTGAGCTTGATCTCGCGCGACAGCTCCGAAATGCCGCGCGGCGTATCGGAAAGCGCCAGCGACTCCAGGATTCGAAGACTCTTGCGAAGGGTTGTGCTCATAGATGCCTGCTACTGGAGCGGTGAAACGATGCGGAAACCGCCGAGACGGGCAAGTCACTCGACCGCCCGTCGTCAACCGTCCCGTATTGATATACGATACACACACGCCTGCACGCGACATAAATGGCAGCCGGCGCGCGATCGGCCTACCGTCCCGGCAGCGTGTCTACCGGCACGACGTAATTGAGCGTGAGCCGGCCGCCGTCGACGTAAAGCGTCTGGCCCGTCACGTACGACGCATCGCTGCTTGCCAGAAACGAGACGACGGAACCGATTTCGTCGACCTCGCCGCAGCGCCCCATCGGCGTGCGCGACAGGATCATCCGGTAGGAATCCTCGTTCGACAACACGCCGCCCCGGGTCAAGTCGGTCAGGATGGTGCCGGGCGCCACGGCATTGACCCGGACGCCCTTCGTCGCGAGCGACAGGGCGAAGATTTTGGTCAACTGGTTGATCGCGGCTTTGGAGACGCCGTACGGCACGCGCGTCGGGATCGCGAGCTCGGCCTGCATCGATGACATGTTGACGATGGCGCCACCGCCCTTGGCGACCATGAGTCGCCCGGCTTCCTGGCAGCCGAACAACGTGCCCTTCAAATTCACCGCCATGACCCGGTCGAACTCTTCCTCCGTAAGATCGAGCGGGTCGGCGGCGACCGTCGTCGCGGCATTGTTGACCATGATATCGACCGTGCCGAACCGTTCCACGGCCTTGGCGATCAACGCCTTGACCTCGGCCTGGGAAGCAACGTCGCAAGCGACGCCGATTGCCGTCGCCGCATCCGGGTCGAGTTGCCGCGCGGCCTCCGCGACCTTGGCCCCGTTGATATCGGCCAGAACGACCCGCGCACCCTCGTCGTGCAGGCGCTGAGCGCAACCCAATCCGATACCCTGAGCCGCACCGGTGACGACGGCGACCTTGTCCTTGTGACGCATCCTGCTGCTCCGCTCGGTTGATCGTCTCACATTTCGACACGAAATATCTCACTCGTGTCGATATAAGACCATATCGAAAGCGCATCGCGGCCCTCGGAATCGACAGTGCCTGGCCGTGAACTCAGGCCGAACCTATTAAAAATCCGCAGAATTTCGGGAAGAACGCCATCGATCAGCCCCCACCTCCATCTCGCTTGACACGACCTGTCACCTCAATAAATAATACGTCGTATTGAATATCGAACCGACAACGAGCGCACAAAGCTTCGCCGCAGCGCCGAGATCCGCAAAAAGGGAGTTCCCATGACATCCGACATGCCATCGCTGCCGACCGGCGCCTGGGAACTGCCGGAGGAGCTTTCGCTTCTGCAGGAGACGGTCGCCCGGTTCATGCGGGCGGAGGTGAAGCCGATCGAGGACCGACAACCGCACGATTGCTACGAACTGCCGGCCGAAGATCTCGCCGTCCTGCAGTCGAAAGCCAAAGAACTGGGCCTCTGGTGCCTGGCCTCGCCGCAGGCCTATGGCGGCGGCGGCGCAGGGCTGCTGGCGCAGGTGATTGTCGCCGAGGAGGCGGCCAAGTGCCGGATGGGCGCCTATGTCCCAGCCTGCGGCGCCTTCGGCATCGACCCGCCGAGCGTCATCTGGCTCGGCAATGCCGACCAGATCAGTCGCTACGGCGTCGCCGGCATCGAGAAAGGCAAGAAATGCTTCGTCGCCATCTCCGAGGCGAGCGGCGGTGCCGACCCGGCACGCTCAATCCGGACACGGGCCCAGCGTATCGGTGACCGATACGTCATCAACGGCACGAAGATGTGGATCACTGCCGCCGGTAAGGCCGACTGGGGTCTGGTGTTCGCCCGCACCGGCGAGGCGAACGACCGCGGCGGCATCAGCTGCTTCATCGTCGATCGTGACACGCCGGGCATCAGCGTGCGCGAGATCCCGGTCATCCGCTCTTATGCCCCGTTCGAGGTGCATTTCGAGGAGGTCGAGGTCCCGGCCGAAAACCGGCTGGGCGGGGAGGGCGAGGGCTTCGCGGTCTGCCAGAAGTGGCTGGTCCACGCCCGGGTGCCCTATGCCGCAGGCGTCATCGGCGTCGCCCAGGAGGCACTCAGGCTCGCGATCGACTGGGTGAAGCAGCGCCAGGTGTTCAAATCGACGCTGTCGGAGAAGCAGGCGATCCAATGGATGATCGCCGATTCCGAGATGGAGCTCAGGGCCGCCCGGCTCCTGACCTACCAGGCGGCCTGGCGGGCGGATCTCGGCCACGACATCAAGCTCGAAGCCTCGATCGCCAAGGTGACCGCGACCGAGACAGCCGGGCGCGTCATTGACCGCTGCGTCCAGATGTTCGGGGCGCTCGGCGTCGCCAAGGAACTGCCGATCGAGCGCTGGTACCGGGAGCTGCGCATCAAGCGCATCGGCGAAGGCCCGTCCGAGGTCCAGCGCATGGTCGTCGCCCGCCATCTCCTCGGCAGCCGGTAAGGCAATCGCCATGGCCATCGATTTCACGCTCGAGGACGGCATCGCCGTCATCACCATCAACCGCCCGGAAAGGCGCAACGCGCTCGATGCCGAGCACTACGCCGCACTTTCCGAGGCCTGGCAGCGCGTCCGGGACGATGACGCGATCCGGGTGGCCGTCATCACCGGCGCCGGCGACAAGTCCTTCTGCGCCGGCGCCGACATCAAGTCATTCGTCGGCCGGGACGTCGAGCTCGCCGAATTGTGGCTGACTCAGAAGGGCCAATTGCTCAATCGCGGCCTCGAAATCTGGAAGCCAGTCATCGCCGCGGTCAACGGCGCTTGCGTCGGCGGCGGCATGACCCTGCTGCTGGCGACCGACATCCGCGTTGCGGTCGAGGGCGCTGTCTTCTCGGTCGCCGAGGTCAAGCGCGGCATCATCGCTGCCAACGGCGGCACGCAGCGCATCATGCAGCAGCTACCCTACGCGATCGCGATGGAGATGTTGCTGACCGGCGAAAGCATCGATGCCGAGACGGCGCTGCGCTGGGGCCTTGTCAACAAGCTCGTGCCAGCCGCGGACCTGCTGAGTGCTGCGCTCGACTATGCCCGCCGGATTGCGGCCAACGCGCCACTGGCGCTCCAGGCCGCCAAGGAACTGGCGATCCGCTCGCGCGACATGGATCTGCCAACCGGTCTTCGGATGGAGCAGCTCGTCAACCGCATCCTGCACCATTCCGAAGACACCGCCATTGCGAAGGCCGCTTTCGCCGAAAAGCGCCAGCCGCAGTTCAAGGGACGGTGACCCGCGATGTCCGACCCAGCCGCTCTCCCGCCCAACGCCCCGCCGCTCGCCGGCATCCGCGTGCTTGACCTGACGCAAATCTACAACGGCCCCTATGCGACCTTTCTGATGGCGATGGCCGGAGCCGAGGTCATCAAGGTCGAGCCGCCGGGCGGTGAATTCCTGCGCCGGCGCGATGCGAGGAGCGGCGCCGGCGTGCCGTTCGCTATGCTGAACGCCAACAAACGCTCGATCTCGCTCAACCTCAAGGCCCCGCGCGGCCGCGAAATGCTGCTGGAGCTGGTGCGCCAGGCCGACGTGCTGGCCGAAAACTACGCGCCCGGCGTCATGGACCGCCTGGGACTCGGCTACGACACCGTCCGCGCCGTCAACCCGCGCATCGTGTATGCCTCGGGCAGCGGCTATGGCAGCCATGGTCCCTATCGCGACTATCCCGCCATGGACCTGACCGTCCAGGCCATGTCCGGCGTGATGAGCATCACGGGCTTCCCTGAGAATCCGCCGGTCAAGTCCGGCGCCGCCCTCTGTGACTTCTTCGGCGGCGTCCATCTCTATGGCGCCATCACCACGGCGCTCCTGCGGCGCGAACGGACCGGCCTCGGCAGCCGGATCGAGGTCGCGATGCTGGAGGCAGTCTATCCCTCACTCGCGTCCAGCATCGGCATGACCTACGGCGAGCGAGATGACATTCCGCTGCGCACCGGCAACCGGCACGGCGGCCTCTCGCTCTGCCCGTACAACGTCTATCCGGCCAGCGACGGCTTCGTCGCGATCATCTGCAACAACGATAAGCATTGGCTGAACCTGGTCGACGCCATGGCGCGCCCCGACTTGAAGGACGACCCGCGCACCGTAACCATGCGCGACCGGGTTCACCATATGGCGGCGATCGACGCGATCATTGCCGACTGGACTTCGTCCCTGTCGCGTACCGAGCTGTTCGACCGGCTCGTCGCCTTCCGCGTGCCTTCCGCCCCGGTGCGCGACCTGCCCGAGGTCCTCGCCGATCCGCACATGCACGAACGCGGCATGCTGCTCGAGGTCGACCACCCGCAATACGGCCGGATCACCGTCTGCCGCAGCCCGATCAACTATAGCGATGGGCCGCAACCCGACTATCAGGTCAGCCCCGCCTATGGCGCCGACAACGACGCCGTCTATGGCCGACTGCTCGGCATACCCGCGGACAGCCTGACCGCGCTCGGCGAGGAGGGGGTGATCTGATGCGTGGTCGAACCGTCATCGCGGGCGTTGGCCACACTGCCTATGGCAAGCATCCCGATCGCGATCGCGTGTCGCTGATCGTCGAGGCCTGCCGCAACGCGCTGGCGGACGCCGGCGTCGCCAAGGACATGGTCGATGGTGTGCTGGTCAAGATGGCCAATGCTGAGCCTTCCATCCTCTACGGTCAGAAGGTCGCCGAGGCGCTTGGAATGAAGCCCAAGATCGGTTGCGCGCTCGACCAGGGCGGCGCGGCGAACATCGCCCTCATCAGCTACGCAGCACTCGCGATCGAAGCCGGCATGCTCGACATCGCCATCGTCTGCTACGGCGACACGCCGCGCACCGGCAGCCGCAAGGTCTATGCCCGGCCGCGCGGCGACGATGCCGTCTACGGCTGGTACTCGACCGCGGCCGGCTACGCGCTGCTGCATCAGCGCTACAAGCAGCAATACGCGCTCGGTGACGAGGGCTTCGGCGCCGTGGCCGTCACCTGCCGCAGCCATGGCGCGCGCAATCCCCACGCCCACCTGCAGAAGCCGATCACGCTCGACGAGTACATGGCCTCGCCCTTCGTCGTCGAGCCGCTGCGGCGCGACGATTGCTGTCTGCTGTCGGACGGTGCTGCAGCCGTCATCGTCATGTCGGCCCGCCGCGCCAGGGAACTGGGCATCGCTCAGGCCGTGCCGGTACTAGGCTTCGGGCAGGCGCAAGAATCCTGGGAAGTCCATCTGCGCGAGGACCTGACCCGCACCGTCGCTGGTGCCTCGGCCGAGATGGCGCTGCGCATGGCCGGCCTCGAGCACCGCGACATCGCGGTTGCCCAGCTCTACGACTGCTTTACCGTAACGCCGCTCATCACGCTCGAGGACTACGGCTTCTGCAAGCGCGGCCAGGCGGCACGGTTCGCGGCCGAAGGCGGTATCGGCCTCGACGGCGGCCTGCCGCTCAACACGAGCGGCGGCCTGCTCTCGGAAACCGGCACGCCAGGCCTGCAGCTCGTGATCGAGGGAGTCCGACAGATGCGCGGCGACGCGAACCTGCCGGTGGGCGGCTCCGGCGCCTGCATCGTCAGCAACCAGGGCGGCACGATGCACACCCATTCCACTCTCATCCTCGGGCGGGCGGCATGAGCTTCCCCGAGCCCGACATCACCCCGCTGAACGAGCCCTACTGGAGCGGCCTTAAGGACGGTCGCCTCATGTTCCAGCATTGCGAGGGCTGCGGTCATAACTGGCTGCCGGCACGGGAGGCCTGTCCTTCCTGTCTCGCGCCCCGGCCGACCTGGCAGGCATCGGCCGGCTGGGCGACGGTTGTCAGCTGGGTCGTCTATCACACGGCCTACAGCGACGCCTTCAAGGACCGTGTGCCGTACGACGTCACCTGCGTGGCGCTCGACGAGGGGCCGCGCCTCCTGACCAACGTGATCGGCAGCGAGGCAGGCCGGAAGCTCTGCATCGGCAGCCGGGTGACGCTTGCCATCCAATACGAGGGTGAGACCGCCCTCGCCCGCTTCAGGCTCGCGGAGCCGGCGTGAAGCGGATCCACGACAGAGCGCGCCGCGGGCGCAGCCAAGACGGAAGGGAATGTGCATGAGCGCGCCGGAATTCATCGTCCTGAACGGGAGCATCATCCCCTACGAAGAGGCGACGACCCACGTCATGTCGCCGGCGGTCAAATACGGCCTCTCGGTCTTCGAAGGACTCCGGGCCTATTGGAGCGATGAAAGGGAAGACCTCTTCGTGTTCCGGCTGCAGGATCATACCGACCGGCTGCTGCAGTCGATGAAGCTGCTGCGCTTCGCCCATGATTTCGACGGCGCGGAGATCAACCGCGTGACCATCGAGCTGCTCCGCCGCAACCGGGTGAAGGCGGCGGCCCATATCCGGACCACGGCCTATCTCGATGGCAAGGGCGAGCAGCAGGTCAAGGGGCCCGTGAGCTACTCCATCTCGGCGATCGAGAAGCCGCGCGCCGCCCGGACCGACAAGGGCATCCGCTGCCAGGTCAGCTCCTGGATGCGCATGGCCGACAATGTCATGCCGCCGCGTATCAAGTGCGGCGGCAACTACGTCAACGGCCGCCTAGCCCGCTACCAGGCGATCCAGGACGGCTATGACGAAGCCATCATCCTCAATACCCTCGGCAAGGTCGCCGAGGGGCCTGGTACTTGCATCTTCCTGGTCCGTCGCGGCGAGCTGATCACACCGGACCTGGCGAGCGGTATCCTGGAGAGCATCACCCGTGACACGGCCCTGAGGCTCGCCCGCGCGCGCGGCATCGCGGTCGCCGAGCGCATGGTCGATCGCACCGAGCTCTATGCTGCAGACGAGGTGTTCATGGTGGGCTCAGCCGCCGAGTTGGTGCCAGTCGTCGACATCGACGGGATCACGATTGGCTCGGGCAGTCCGGGCCCCGTCACCAAGTTGCTGCAGGAAGCCTATTTCGCGGCCGTGACTGGCGCCATCGACGTGCCAGCCGATTGGCTCACCCCGGTGTACAAGAGCGAGCGATGACCGGGATCGCCGAGCGGATCGAAGCTCTCGAGGGGCAGGCCGCCATAATGGTCGCCGAGCTGGCCGCGATCACAGCAGACCTGCTGGCAGCGACCGGCATGCCGGCGAAGGCGGCGGCGGCGGCGGCCGATATCCTCGCCGAATGCCAGCATCGCGGCATCGATAGCCATGGCGTGGCCCATCTGCCGGTCTATGTCCGGCGACTGCTCGCCGGCGGAATCGACGCCGGAGCAGTACCAGCCGTCGTCGCCTCCGGCCCCGCCGTAACGGTGCTGGACGGACGGAACGCGCTCGGCGTGCTGGTCGGCCTCGCGGCAACCGATGAGGCCTGCCGCAGGGCACGCGAGTACGGTGTGGGCGCCTGCGCCGTGCGCAACAGCAACCATTTCGGCGCGGCGGCCCCTCTGGTTGACCGGGCGGCGCGCCAGGGCCTTGTCATGCTCGCCTGCTCGAACGCGGCCCCGACGATGGCGCCCTGGGGCGGACGCGAGGCGATGCTCGGCACGAACCCGCTGTCGGCCGCCTTCCCGCGCGCAGGCGCGGAACCGGTCGTCATTGACATGGCAACAAGTGCTGCATCACGCAGCAAGCTGCGACAGGCGGCCTTGAAGAAGCAGCCAATACCACTGGATTGGGCGCTCGATAAGACGGGCGTTCCGACCAGCGATGGTGAAGCAGCCCTGGCCGGCACCATGCAACCACTGGGCGGCGCCAAAGGCTATGCCCTGACGCTGATGGTCGAATTGCTCAGTACCACGCTCTCGGCGGGGAAATCAGGGTTCGAAGTCGCCAATCCGTATGATTCCCCGGCCACGCCTGCCGGGACGAGCCATTTCTTCGTCGCCTTTGACCCACGCTTCTTCTCGGGCCTCGAGGTGGCGGAAGAGACGGTCGCCCGGCTGGGCGAGCGCATCGAGAGAAGCGAGCCCGCTGCTGCCGGCGATCCCCCACGGCTGCCGGGCACCCGCGCCGCAGCCACGGCCGTCTGCCGCGGGCGCGACGGCATCCCGCTCACCCCAGACCTGACGAACCACCTGCGCCAGGCGGCCCGGCTACTGGGCAAGGCCCCGCGCAACAACTAATTCAAGGAGGCATTCTTGGCTTACCAGATCGCCGTAGACGTCGGGGGAACCTTCACCGACGGTGTCTTGCTCAACGATGCGACGGACACGATCTGGGTCGCCAAGTCTCTGACCACGCCAGCGGATCCAGGTGACGGCATCGCCCGCGTCGTCGAGATGCTACTCGATCAGTTGCCGGCCGGGCCGACGGGTGCGGCCAGCACCGTCGACCGGGTCGTCCACGGCACGACGCTCATCACCAACACGCTGCTCGAGCGCAAGGGTGCCAGGACCGCGCTGGTCGTGACGCATGGCGCCGAGGACGTGTTGGATATCCGCCGCGAGATGCGGTACGACACCTATGATTTGGCCGCCACCTTCCCCGAGCCGCTGGTGCCGCCCGAGGCCCGCTTTCCCGTGGCGGAGCGCATCGGGCCCGCGGGCGAGATCCGCCGGCCCTTGAGCGAGGCCGAGCTCGGCCAATTGGCTGATCGGCTGGCGCAGGAAGATGTCTCGGCGGTCGCGATCTGCTTCCTGCACGCCTGCGTCAACGACCAGCACGAACGCGCCGCCGCCGAGGTGCTGCGCCGCGTCTCACCGGGCCGCAGCTATTCGCTCTCCTCCGAGGTCGCGAGCGAGGTCGGCGAGTACGAGCGCATGTCGACCGTCGTCGCCAACGCCTATGTCCAGCCGGTCGTCGAGCACTACATGCGCGTCCTCAGCCGGCGCTTGGCCGGCCTCGATATCGCCGGGCGGCTCGACATCATGGTGTCGCACGGCGGCTTCACCGAGGCGGAGATCGCCGCCCGCTTCCCGATCCGGCTGCTCGAATCAGGGCCGGCGGGCGGCGTGCTGAGCGCCATCAATTGCGGCCAGGCCGAAGGCATCGACCGCGTCCTTGCCTTCGACATGGGCGGCACCACGGCCAAATCCTGCGTCTCGATCGGCGGCACGCCGGCAATCACCCATGTCTTCGAGTTCGCGCGGGTGCGCCGGTTCAAGCGCGGCAGCGGGTTGCCCGCCGTGTCGCCCAGCATCGACCTTATCGAGATCGGTGCCGGTGGCGGCAGCATCGCCCGCCGCAGCGCGCTTGGCTTGCTGCAGGTCGGCCCCGACAGCTCCGGCTCGGAACCCGGGCCCGCCTGTTATGACCTGGGCGGAACCCAACCGACGGTGACCGACGCCGACCTGGTGCTGGGCTATCTCGACGCCGACAATTTCCTCGGCGGCACGATGAAACTTAGCAACTCCAAGGCACTGGACGCGTTGGCCGCGCTCGGCGCCGAGTTAGGTCTCACTGCCGAGGAGACCGCCTGGGGCATCCATGACATCGTCAATGAGAACATGGCGGCGGCGGCGCGCACCCATATCGCCGAGCATGGCCACGATGCGCGCAGCTTCACCTTCGTCTCGACCGGTGGTGCCGGTCCGGTCCATGCCGTCGACGTGGCGCGCCGGCTGCGCATTCCGCGCGTCCTCTGCCCGATCGCCTCGGGAGTCGGTTCCTGTCTGGGCTTCCTCGCCGCGCCCGCGCGCTCGGACCGCTCCTGGTCGCGGCTCGAACCAGTCCACGGCTTCGACCAACAGGATCTCGATCGGCGGATCACCGCAGCGCGCGGCGCCATCGCGACCGACCTCGCCCGCGCCCAGGTTGCCCCGGACGAGATCCTGTGGCGGACGGCAGCCGAGATGCGCTACCTAGGCCAGGGTGCCAGCATCGAGGTCGATTTCGCCGCCGCGGCCGGCACGGACCTTTCGACCGAGCGGCTGCTTGCGAGCTTCGAGGCGGAATACAGGCGCCTCTACGGCCGGACGGTGCCAGACGGCGTGCCGGAGATCGTCACCTGGCGCATCGCTGGACAGTCGCCGCGCCAGCAGCGGCACTATGCGTTCGCCACCGATGCGTCGACCGAGCTTTCCCGGGAACCCGCAGGCCAGCGCCGGATCTATCTGCCGGGCGAGAAGCGATACGCGACCGTGCCGGTCTTCAACCGCTACCGAGTGCCGCCGGGCACCGTTCTTGCCGGCCCCGCCATCATCGTCGAACCGGAATCGACGCTCGTCGTCGGACATCCCGCCAGGATCAGCGTGCTCGCCAGCGGCACAATCCAAGTCGACCTGGAGTACGC includes the following:
- a CDS encoding hydantoinase/oxoprolinase family protein, whose product is MAYQIAVDVGGTFTDGVLLNDATDTIWVAKSLTTPADPGDGIARVVEMLLDQLPAGPTGAASTVDRVVHGTTLITNTLLERKGARTALVVTHGAEDVLDIRREMRYDTYDLAATFPEPLVPPEARFPVAERIGPAGEIRRPLSEAELGQLADRLAQEDVSAVAICFLHACVNDQHERAAAEVLRRVSPGRSYSLSSEVASEVGEYERMSTVVANAYVQPVVEHYMRVLSRRLAGLDIAGRLDIMVSHGGFTEAEIAARFPIRLLESGPAGGVLSAINCGQAEGIDRVLAFDMGGTTAKSCVSIGGTPAITHVFEFARVRRFKRGSGLPAVSPSIDLIEIGAGGGSIARRSALGLLQVGPDSSGSEPGPACYDLGGTQPTVTDADLVLGYLDADNFLGGTMKLSNSKALDALAALGAELGLTAEETAWGIHDIVNENMAAAARTHIAEHGHDARSFTFVSTGGAGPVHAVDVARRLRIPRVLCPIASGVGSCLGFLAAPARSDRSWSRLEPVHGFDQQDLDRRITAARGAIATDLARAQVAPDEILWRTAAEMRYLGQGASIEVDFAAAAGTDLSTERLLASFEAEYRRLYGRTVPDGVPEIVTWRIAGQSPRQQRHYAFATDASTELSREPAGQRRIYLPGEKRYATVPVFNRYRVPPGTVLAGPAIIVEPESTLVVGHPARISVLASGTIQVDLEYAA